A single window of Verrucomicrobiia bacterium DNA harbors:
- the tuf gene encoding elongation factor Tu (EF-Tu; promotes GTP-dependent binding of aminoacyl-tRNA to the A-site of ribosomes during protein biosynthesis; when the tRNA anticodon matches the mRNA codon, GTP hydrolysis results; the inactive EF-Tu-GDP leaves the ribosome and release of GDP is promoted by elongation factor Ts; many prokaryotes have two copies of the gene encoding EF-Tu), protein EMVMPGDNIQMEVELIQPIAMEKELRFAIREGGRTVGAGVVAQVIE, encoded by the coding sequence TGAGATGGTGATGCCGGGGGACAACATCCAGATGGAGGTGGAGCTGATCCAGCCGATTGCGATGGAGAAGGAGCTGCGGTTTGCCATCCGGGAGGGGGGCCGCACGGTGGGAGCCGGCGTGGTGGCCCAGGTGATTGAATAA
- the rpmG gene encoding 50S ribosomal protein L33, giving the protein MPREIIALACGECKRKNYSTMKNRKLHPDRVEYTKYCRWCNKHTPHKESK; this is encoded by the coding sequence ATGCCGAGAGAGATTATTGCCCTGGCCTGCGGCGAGTGCAAGCGCAAGAACTACAGCACGATGAAAAACAGAAAGCTGCACCCGGACCGGGTGGAGTACACCAAGTACTGCCGGTGGTGCAACAAGCATACGCCGCACAAGGAGTCCAAGTAA